The sequence cattagatcctttgaaagattcaagtatgcattggtatgacttctggtaGGTGATTTTAGGGCTGGTTGTGATTATGCGTTTGAATGTGTATTCGAAATTATGTAGAAATTAAAGAGGTGTTCCGAAAATGTGGAGTTCGTTGACTTGTTTTTGCATGTGTGTGTCCTAAGTTAGACATGGTTTAAAGCTTGATATTGGcatgttaaaatgttataaattatgTGTGTAAGAATATGATATGAGTTCAAAGTTgctgaattgaatgataattctTGACATAAATAAGACCTTGAACATGAACCTAAGGATATCCCTATAAACTACTCGAAATGTCTTAATGCTTAACGTGAAAGAGGGTGAGAAAATTGACTGCAAAAAGGTGatcaaatttctagatttttggaaattttgtttTGGCCAGCTTACGGTAAAAAACTTtaggtttaaatttttttaaaaatgcatgaggtcagtggggattgaacccaagacctctccatatacaagttataaaaacttaaataataaaatgaggtaTGTAGGGATCGagcccacaacctcttggccGAATGAGAAAGTAAGGTGATAATATAAATAGGGTGAGGTTgtggggaatcgatcccacaccctctgGGTCTATTGAAGAAGTCAAGTAGAGAATTAAAATGAAAGGAATGCGGGCATGGGGattcgatcttgggtccccatgccgaaatttttaagaaaacaaataaagaaacaGAACGAAAGGAAGTGTAGGTGTGGGGGATGGATCTCGGATTCCCTAGCCAAGAATTTTATgtcaacaaaaattataaagaaaactaACTATGTGTTATACAAGGGATTTGAAatagggttcccttgcccaattccgtatagacacataagttgtacgtgaataaatgattaaaagaaTGCTGCCTTTAAGGATCGCAAATGAGATCTTTGCATACTTAGAAGAAGCATAAGTCATGTACCACATAACATTGGGTAAGCATGAATCACATAGACGAATTACGAATGAAGCGTCATGGCTTGTGtatgtggactcataagtccagcatacgttataaagtaagtgaacctaagatgttgtGTGATGAATCATGTGACCCATATggattaagtaagagtgtgaaacacacgaAAAGACCAAGTGCAtttgcatatgatgaaatgaacattaacGTAAAAAGGAGTGAGTAATAATGAAGGGAAAATGTTCTAaggctaatgaatgtggtgacaatatgataagaggctaatgtgaaatatgagagcaatctcaaacgagcctaagtaaatgttaccaaaatgtaatCACCTATGACAATGTAAAGTTAATTAATAGATCAGACTCTataaacactctaatgaaatattgaagttaatatatacttaatactaatgaggagataagaaataatctaatgatctgtgatgtcctcatgctagaaaccagcttcgatgatgtatgatatgaatgtaatggatttttatactgagcatcgatagGCTAGAAATGATtggcgattccttctttcgggaaggcagaggttcgtgtaattaTCATGAGATGAGAATGTCCGTCCAGACGGATAtgtgtctccttatatctcctagtcgtCAAACCTATGCAACCAACATAGAGATCTAGCAAGGTTCAACTCCCTATATACCCTACCATGTTTTGGTTTAACTTTGGACGGTGATTgcacctcttttcgatgtggggtagacactgtatttcatgattctcacatgatctatgtcggttaaagataAAGCTCCCCAAGAATGAATGAGTTCATCCTCATGTACTGCACACAATAAAATGAAAGATATCAAAGGTttttggataggataatcaagtgGTGAACTAGATATctgtaatgacactaggtcattcttagtcattgcacaatgAACCCAATGAGAATCTTAAACtatatcctaggtatagttggtgtttacactatCCTATGAATGAAACTAAATGAAGTACGtattaatgaatgaagcagactctgtgtttgctaaaaaagGCTCCCTAGTGGAGGTCCCATATATTAAGCCCTCATTTGTGGAAGTCCTAATGTTTAGTCCATTGTTCCAGGGTCCCATGCCATATgaacaaaagaaatgaaatatgatatgtgctatatgcaatatgttagcTGTTaaatgtaatatgttatgtgttgtgtgcaatatgatacttatgatgatgcatgttactgtCATggaatgacttttttttttattttaactacCCTTGGGGGGGTAAGGGGCTGAGCAACACCCCCAGGCCTTAacattaataaaagtaaaagatacAAGGAGGGGGGCATAAACCTTACCTCCGATCCTAAGATGGTTCAGAAGTCAACTTTCCTAAAAAGGAAGTTCGACTCATCCCCTTACaataaaagagaaacaaaaatactAAGCACCTAGaagagaggactcctctcaatACAAAGTATCTAGGAAACGTAAATAAGGGAGACTCTCCCCTTACAAAAGTAAGACGAGAATAAAGGTGTATCCTATTCAACGCGACTATACCAAATATCATAGTCTAAGTGAATAGGCTCCTAACTAAAAACGGTATAAAAACTATACCATAACAGAGACGATCATGGAGGTTTCTTGattcttttcaatttctttctcCTGAAATTAGCCATGCCAAGTTTTTCTAGAATGAAGCTTCCTCTCGCAAGAGTAGGTAATTGATCCTTGATGTAAAAGTGTTGAACAATGTCTGTGTTGTGACTATATATTGATAGCCGATCAGCCGTGTTGTTTGCCTCCCTGTAGACATGAGTAATCTGAATCTTTCCAACTGATGCACTATTCTGTGGATTTCCAGGATGTATGGCTGTAGGTTCCATGGGTAGTTGGTTTGATTCGAAAGCCAATGAATGACCAATTCTAAATCCACTTCCAAGTGTATTTTTCTATATCCATGCTGAATGCACCAATCTAAACCATGGCTAACTGCTTGAATTTCCGCTTGGTTGTTGGTACCAATACCCAAAGGAATAGTATATGCATATATCATATTACCTTGATAGTCTCTTACTATTCCTCCTCCTCCAATTTTCCCGGGGTTGTGAAGGGCACTCCCATCAGTGTTGAGCTTGAGGAATGGTTGTTGAGGTTTCTCCCACGTTACTTCTTTAACCATAATAGCATGTTTGTAACTTGCCACCATTTCGATAAGAGAGTTCCAATTGTTAGGCCATTCGATGTATGGATAGGCTATGTTGAGGAGATGGTTGAAGTCTTTAACTATAAGGATTTTTACTCAAGCTGTGTTGGATTGCTTTGCTCCGTATTTTGCTGCGCAGCGATTTTTCCAGAGATTCCAGAGAATGATGACTGGCAGCAGCCTGGTTGCCAGCTTCTGCACTTCAGTTGCCTGCGCCAGGTTCCTCCATTTCTGCAGCAGTGTGTGAATTG comes from Solanum pennellii chromosome 1, SPENNV200 and encodes:
- the LOC107021424 gene encoding uncharacterized protein LOC107021424, coding for MVASYKHAIMVKEVTWEKPQQPFLKLNTDGSALHNPGKIGGGGIVRDYQGNMIYAYTIPLGIGTNNQAEIQAKNTLGSGFRIGHSLAFESNQLPMEPTAIHPGNPQNSASVGKIQITHVYREANNTADRLSIYSHNTDIVQHFYIKDQLPTLARGSFILEKLGMANFRRKKLKRIKKPP